The segment GGCCGATGCGCGTACCCGCATGACGGATATCGGCCGGTTAGGCGATTTGCTGGACAGCGCGGCAAGCCAACTGCTGCACGTGGAGCTTGACCGTGTCAGCCCGCTGGCGGTGCCGGTCATGACGCTGATCGGCCGGGAGAAGCTGCCGGATGGCGCGGCCGATGACGAACTGCTGCTGGAGGCGGAAACGCTCGCGTCCGAAGCAATGCGGGTCGATGCGGCGGTGCCATTCGAGGGCGATTAAAACCAATACGGCGCGCCGGGCCGGATTTTAACGCCGGCCTTCCGATACCCGCCCTTCGCTCGCAATCGCGCCGTCGAGACAAAGAAAAGGGGCGGATTTCTCCGCCCCTTGCAAAGGTTCGAATGACGGCTGCGGTCAGGCCGCTTTGCCGAACTGCCGGTACTTTTCGTTGCCGACGAAACCGAACTTGGTCACGCCCGAAGCCTTGATGATGTTCAACACCCGGATCGACAGGTCGTAGCTGGCCTGATCGGTCGGCTCGAACTGCAATTCGGGCTCCACCGCCATGGACCTGGAAGTGTTCAGATTCGCCACCAGCTCGCTGTCCGAGATGGGCGTCGCATTCCACAGGATCTGGTTGTCCGGGGTAAGCACGATCTTGTTCTTGATCGGGTCCACGGGCGGAGGATTGTCCTGCGGACTGGGCACCGGCAGATCGATGTCAACCGAGTGCGTGGCCACCGGAATGGTAATGATGAACATGATCAGGAGCACGAGCATGACGTCGATCAGCGGCGTCGTGTTCATCTCCATCATCGGCGAGCCATCGTCGCTGCCGCCTGACATTGCCATCGTGGGTTACTCCTGAATCAGTGTCGCCAACTCGGTCCGAAGGCTGATTAGCCGTTCGGATCGACCGGGTTGGAGATGAAGCCGACGGTCGGGTAGCCGGCCGCCTGGACGTTGTAGATCGTGCCCGCGACACAGCGCCACGGGGCGTTGACGTCCCCGCGAATGTGGACCTGCGGAACGCTGTCCGGATTTTCCATCAGCGCTTCGGGACCACCGGCGGCCTGGACGATCCTGTCGAGCCGCTCAAACGCGCGGTCGTACAGTTCCTGCGAATCGACCGGCGTGGTGTTGTTGAAGTAGACCCGGCACTCCCCGTTGCGCGATGCGCCGGCAAATCCGGGCTCTCCCGCGCTGCGGCCGGCATCGTCGGAGGTGCTGACGGTAAGCAGCAGGTTCTCGACCTTGTCTTTGGACTCCGTCGATTCCATCACTGGCAGCCTGAGCTTCTCGATCGTCTGGATGGCAACCGGGACCGCGATCAGGAAGATGATCAGGAGCACCAGCATCACGTCGACGAGCGGCGTGGTGTTGATGTCCGACATCGGCGCCTCGGTCGGTCCGCCTGCGGAAATGGCCATGGGCTTCCTATCCTATTTCAGTTCTTTGCGAAGCGCGGGAGGAGCGAATGGGACGCTCCTCCCGCACGATCGCTCAGGGACGGGGAGCGGTGGTCGACGCTACCGGCTTGGCCGGAGCGGTCGCCGCAGCCTTGCCCGCTGCCTGTGTGGAGGTCTGCGTCATCACCGCAGGACGCACCGCGCCACGCGAGTTGATGTTTGCCAGGATGTCGGTCGAGAAACCCGAAAGCATCTGCGCGATACGCTTGTTGCGGCTCTGCAGCCAGTTGTAGGCCAGCACCGCCGGCACCGCCACGAGCAGACCGATCGCGGTCATGATGAGCGCCTCACCCACCGGGCCGGCAACCTTGTCGATCGACGCCGAACCGGCGAGACCGATGTTGATCAGCGCGCGATAGATACCGATCACGGTGCCGAGCAGACCCACGAACGGCGCGGTCGCACCGACGGTGGCAAGGAACGGCAGACCGCCGGCCAGCTTTGCGTTGATCGCGGCTTCCGAGCGGGCGAGCGAACCGTGCAGCCAGTCATGCGCGTCCAGCTTGTCCGTCATCTTTTCGTGCGATTCTTCGGCGGTCAGGCCGTCATCGACGAGCTGGCGCCATGCGCTGTTCTTGTCGAGCTTGTTGGCACCTTCGCGCAGCGTCGATGCGCGCCAGAAGCCAGAGCGCACGTTCTTGTACTGGTTGAAGATCTTCTGCTGCTCGAGCCACTTGGTGATCAGGATGTAGAACGATCCGACGGACATGATCACCAGAACGATGAAGATGGACCAGGCGATCAGACCGCCCTGGTTCATTGCTTCCCAAAAGCCGAACTGGTTGACGGGGGCGGCGGTGCCGCCTGCCGCCGCGGTAAGAAGTTCGATGTACATGCGAGTGTCCTCTCAGATGAAGGTCAGAATAGGGGTGTTATTGCGGGATTTGCCAGCGAACCGAGCTTGACCAGCTGCTGGCGATAGGCTGCCCTTCGCCATTAGTGGCCGGATTGAAGCGTCCACGCCGGGTGATCAGCGAGCAGGTCGTGCTGTCGAGTTCCGGA is part of the Altererythrobacter sp. TH136 genome and harbors:
- a CDS encoding biopolymer transporter ExbD, which gives rise to MAMSGGSDDGSPMMEMNTTPLIDVMLVLLIMFIITIPVATHSVDIDLPVPSPQDNPPPVDPIKNKIVLTPDNQILWNATPISDSELVANLNTSRSMAVEPELQFEPTDQASYDLSIRVLNIIKASGVTKFGFVGNEKYRQFGKAA
- a CDS encoding biopolymer transporter ExbD, which codes for MAISAGGPTEAPMSDINTTPLVDVMLVLLIIFLIAVPVAIQTIEKLRLPVMESTESKDKVENLLLTVSTSDDAGRSAGEPGFAGASRNGECRVYFNNTTPVDSQELYDRAFERLDRIVQAAGGPEALMENPDSVPQVHIRGDVNAPWRCVAGTIYNVQAAGYPTVGFISNPVDPNG
- a CDS encoding MotA/TolQ/ExbB proton channel family protein — translated: MYIELLTAAAGGTAAPVNQFGFWEAMNQGGLIAWSIFIVLVIMSVGSFYILITKWLEQQKIFNQYKNVRSGFWRASTLREGANKLDKNSAWRQLVDDGLTAEESHEKMTDKLDAHDWLHGSLARSEAAINAKLAGGLPFLATVGATAPFVGLLGTVIGIYRALINIGLAGSASIDKVAGPVGEALIMTAIGLLVAVPAVLAYNWLQSRNKRIAQMLSGFSTDILANINSRGAVRPAVMTQTSTQAAGKAAATAPAKPVASTTAPRP